A region from the Kineothrix sp. IPX-CK genome encodes:
- a CDS encoding ABC transporter ATP-binding protein → MSALVDIRDMCKVYNPGENEVRALDHVNLTINENEFVAIIGQSGSGKSTLMNMLGCLDIPTSGSYFLHDQDVSHLSDDELSDIRNKEIGFIFQGFNLIQNLTAIENVELPLIYRGVSKKERTRMSETALQKVGLENRKTHKPSEMSGGQQQRVAIARAIAQAPPVVLADEPTGNLDSASSKEIMEILKGLHAEGRTIILITHDNDIAAQAERVIKIMDGSIVHDSAEKNE, encoded by the coding sequence ATGAGTGCATTGGTTGACATTCGGGATATGTGTAAGGTATATAATCCTGGAGAGAATGAAGTAAGAGCACTTGACCATGTGAATCTGACCATCAATGAGAATGAGTTTGTTGCAATTATCGGGCAGTCGGGCTCGGGCAAATCTACGTTGATGAATATGCTGGGGTGTCTGGATATACCTACCAGCGGAAGTTATTTTTTGCATGATCAGGATGTATCGCATTTGAGCGACGACGAGCTTTCCGATATCAGAAATAAAGAAATCGGCTTTATTTTTCAAGGATTTAATCTGATACAGAATTTAACAGCAATAGAGAACGTAGAGCTGCCGCTGATTTATAGAGGAGTTTCCAAGAAGGAAAGGACGAGAATGTCAGAGACTGCGCTTCAGAAGGTAGGGTTGGAGAACCGTAAGACGCACAAGCCTTCGGAGATGTCCGGCGGACAGCAGCAGAGAGTAGCCATAGCGAGAGCGATTGCACAGGCACCTCCGGTGGTGCTGGCCGATGAGCCTACCGGTAATCTGGATTCCGCTTCCAGTAAGGAGATTATGGAGATTCTGAAAGGCCTTCATGCGGAAGGACGTACGATAATCCTGATTACTCATGATAATGATATTGCAGCGCAGGCAGAACGCGTTATAAAAATAATGGACGGATCGATTGTTCATGATTCTGCGGAGAAAAATGAGTAA
- a CDS encoding efflux RND transporter periplasmic adaptor subunit gives MKLEENKDLTKKQEKEQKKSEKTEKKKSKNPKDVEEKTEKKTLVDVEEKTEKKTPADVEEKTEKKIPMDAEDKTENKTSINVAVKKKKKTPMDAAKKKKIIKRSILGGVAGVFVLFIVISNIAAANTKPVVYTAQVSKGDIEQMLSTSGTVTSDETKTYFTPISVKIGEINVAAGGTVQKGEPVITYDETALTNEKKTTELKLQANEGSYSNSIQKNNESLGDLGEANVNLDVLEQQITDIDNYIKELQKKVDDKKAALAYEGSLLQISLIDWADKPDSDEYENLQKLVQINNYEQTNNKDIRAWQDEITKYTEMLNNCKEYKSEMKSQKLSADGTKLNEGGKEELEANTEIQSISSKTTLDSINEVENGVLAEFNGVVTEMNVVEGATPAVGTQLFKLESTDDVKVTIEVTKYDLEKLSAGQKAVVTIAGSKYDGEVSKINKMATKNNSGAAVVSADVKILNPDEKIFLGVEAKIAVNTAKVEQAVIVPAGAVNTDMDGDFVYVVENGFVVRKPVTTGISDGMNIEITEGLQEGEQVMTEVSAGITEGMAVSAVPQQ, from the coding sequence ATGAAGCTGGAAGAAAATAAGGACTTGACTAAGAAGCAGGAAAAAGAGCAGAAGAAATCAGAAAAGACAGAAAAGAAGAAAAGCAAGAATCCCAAGGACGTGGAGGAGAAGACTGAAAAAAAGACTCTCGTGGACGTGGAGGAAAAGACCGAAAAAAAGACTCCCGCGGACGTGGAGGAGAAGACCGAAAAGAAGATTCCCATGGATGCGGAGGATAAGACTGAAAATAAGACTTCAATAAATGTAGCTGTGAAGAAGAAAAAAAAGACTCCTATGGACGCGGCAAAAAAGAAAAAAATAATTAAGAGAAGTATCCTGGGAGGCGTTGCCGGCGTTTTTGTGCTTTTTATCGTCATATCAAATATCGCGGCAGCAAATACAAAGCCTGTGGTGTACACTGCACAGGTATCCAAGGGAGACATCGAACAGATGTTAAGCACCAGTGGAACAGTAACCTCCGATGAGACGAAGACTTATTTCACTCCTATCAGCGTGAAGATTGGTGAGATTAATGTTGCGGCGGGAGGAACCGTACAGAAGGGCGAGCCGGTCATTACATACGATGAAACAGCACTTACCAACGAGAAGAAGACGACGGAGCTTAAGCTGCAGGCTAATGAGGGAAGCTATAGCAATTCCATACAAAAGAACAATGAAAGCCTTGGAGATTTGGGTGAAGCGAATGTGAACCTCGATGTTTTGGAGCAGCAGATTACCGACATCGATAATTATATCAAGGAGCTTCAGAAAAAAGTGGATGACAAGAAAGCCGCTCTGGCCTATGAAGGCTCTCTTCTTCAAATATCGCTCATCGATTGGGCCGACAAGCCGGATTCCGACGAATATGAGAATCTTCAGAAGCTTGTCCAGATCAACAATTATGAGCAGACCAATAATAAGGACATTCGCGCTTGGCAGGATGAAATTACCAAGTATACGGAGATGCTCAATAACTGCAAGGAGTATAAATCCGAGATGAAATCCCAGAAACTCTCGGCGGACGGTACGAAGCTGAATGAAGGCGGAAAAGAGGAGCTTGAGGCTAATACAGAGATACAGAGCATCAGTTCAAAAACCACACTGGATTCCATTAATGAGGTTGAGAACGGTGTTTTGGCGGAATTTAACGGCGTTGTAACTGAGATGAACGTAGTAGAAGGTGCAACACCTGCAGTAGGTACGCAGTTATTCAAACTGGAAAGCACGGATGATGTAAAAGTAACTATAGAAGTGACGAAATATGATCTGGAAAAGCTCTCCGCAGGACAGAAGGCAGTAGTTACCATTGCAGGCAGTAAATACGATGGTGAAGTGAGCAAGATCAATAAGATGGCGACGAAGAATAACAGCGGAGCTGCAGTGGTAAGCGCAGATGTTAAGATTCTGAATCCCGATGAAAAGATATTCCTCGGAGTAGAGGCCAAGATTGCAGTCAATACGGCGAAGGTGGAGCAGGCTGTGATTGTTCCCGCCGGTGCGGTGAACACGGACATGGACGGAGACTTCGTATATGTGGTGGAAAACGGGTTTGTCGTCAGAAAACCTGTAACTACGGGCATTTCGGATGGGATGAATATAGAGATTACGGAAGGCCTGCAGGAGGGTGAACAGGTAATGACCGAGGTGTCTGCGGGAATTACCGAGGGAATGGCAGTATCGGCGGTACCGCAACAATAA